The Polyangium aurulentum genomic interval CGAGCAGGTGCCCGAACGAGCCCCTCGCGAGCTCGTCCCACGCCGCAAGCAGCTCGCGCTCCGCAGGCTCGCCGCTCTTCGAGAAATCTCCCGCCACCGCCACCGCCAGCGCGATGCCCTCCCGCGCGCTCGGCCGCGCCGCCGCGCCGATCGCCGTCGCCGCCGCCAAAAGGCCCCGCGCCCCCCGCGCAAGCTCCCCCTCGAACGGCCCCAGCGCGAACGCCTTCGCCGGCGCCGCGCCGAAACGCCCGGCCAGCGAGCGAAGCGGATCCTCGGCGAGCGCAGCCGGCGAGCGCTTGAGCTTGCCCATCGCGTAGAGCGTCGCCACCCGCACCGGGCCGCGCGAGACGCTGCCTCCTTGCTGAAAGCACACGACATCCGGGCCGATCGCCGCGAACGCGTGCAAGGCGGTGCCGATCTTGCCCGACACGCGCACGACGTCGGGCCGATCCACCGAGCGGCGCTCCGAGCTCGTCAACCGGCGCCGGAAAGCGCGCTCGATGGCCACCGCGTCCCCGCCGTGCCGCACGACGTACGCCGACACGTCGCCCTCCTCGGCCGCGTACGAGGCGACGATCGCCTCGGGGATCTGCCGCAGATCGAGGCCCGTCGAGGCGGCGAAGGCGGCGAAGCGATCCTCGGGCACGATGGTGCCGATCGGCGGGATGAGCCAGGGGATCGAGGCGATCTCGCGCGGCCTGGCGAGGATCAGCCACTTCAGGCCCGCGAGCGGCAGCAGGGCGTCGAGGCGAGAGGTCGCGAGCTTCGGCAGGCTCGGTTGCCGCGGCGGGGAGGGCGGGCGCTCGGAGCCGCCGCAGCCGGATACGAGGCCGCCGAGCGACGCGAGGACGGCGCCGAGGAAGGCGCGCCGGCCGGGCATGGGCCTCTCAGCCGACCACGAGGCGGGCGAACTTGCGGTTCTTCGAGCCGACGCGGACAAGATAGGTTTGCCCCTTCTGGAGCTTGAGCTGATCGTCCTTCACCTGCTCGCCCTCGAGGTGCACCGCGCCGCTCTTGACGAGCCGCGCCGCCTCCGACGTCGACTTCGCGAGGCCCGCGACCGAGAGCGCCTTCGCGATCCAGAGCGTGTCACCGTCGCACGGGACGCGGATCTCCTCGACGTCCGAGGGCACGCCGCCCGCGGCCACGTGCTTGCGCCGCTCGAGCGCCGCGTCGGCGGCCTCGGCCGAGTGGAAGCGCGTCACGATCTCGCGGGCGAACAGCGTGTTCACCTCGATGATGTTGCGGCGGCCTTCCTTCACGTCGCTCTGGAGCGAGGCGATCTCCTCGGTCGAGCGCTGGCTGAGCAGCTCCATGTACCGCCAGACGACGCCGTCCTCGAGGAGCATGAGCTTCTGGAGCTGCTCGAAGGGCGACTCGTCGATGCCGACGTAGTTGTTCGCGCTCTTCGACATCTTCGGGCCCACGACCTTGCCATCCTCGACGCGCGCGTTGGTGCCCTCGAGGATCGGCGTGGTCATCACGATCTGCGCCCTCTTGCCGTAGCGCGGCATGAGATCGCGGCCGACGAGCAGGTTGAAGAGCTGGTCGGTCCCGCCGAGCTCGACGTCGCACTCGAGCACGACCGAGTCGTAGGCCTGCAGGAGCGGGTAGAGGAACTCGTGGATGAAGATCGGCCGCTGCTCTTGGAAGCGCTTGGAGAAGTCGTCGCGCTCGAGCATGCGGGCGACGGTGTGCTTGGCGGTGAGCTCGACCATCTCCGTGATCGAGAGCTTGCCGAGCCACTCGCTGTTGTAGCGGACCTCGGTGAGCGACTTGTCGAGGATCTTGAAGGCCTGGGCCTGGTACGTCTCGGCCGCGGCGCGGACATCCTCGGGGTTGAGGCGCGGGCGCAGCTCGTTGCGTCCGGTCGGGTCGCCGACCATGGCCGTCACGTCGCCGACGAGGAAGATGACCTTGTGCCCGAGCTCCTGGAACTGACGCATCTTCTGCATCAGCACGGTGTGGCCGAGGTGAAGATCGGGTCGCGTGGGATCGAAGCCGGCCTTGATGCGCAGCGGGCGACCCTCTTTGAGGCGCTCCTCGAGGTCGGCGCGGACATGGAAGTCGACGACGCCGCGGCACAACGTCTCCACCTGACGCTCTGCAGAAAGCATGAGGGGGACTTTGCCGGACGGCGGGCCGGGCGCAAGCGTCACGGGACCGTGACGAGCTATTCGTCCTCGTCGTCCTCGATGTCGTCGTCGTCGTCGCCGCCGTCGACGTCGCCGGTGATGGCGAACTCGCGGCTGTTGTTGACCAGCTCCTTCAGCTCCTTGCCGACCTTGAAGAACGGCAGCCGCTTGGCGGGCACCGGCACGGGCTGACCCGTGCGCGGATTGCGCCCGCTGTAGGGCTTGTACGGACGGACCGTGAAGCTGCCGAAGCCGCGTATCTCGATGCCTTCACCGCGCTGGAGCGCCTCGGTCATGGCGTCGAAGATGCAGTTGACCACCAGCTCTGCGCGAGCCTTGGTGAGCTCGCCACGTCCCGCGATCGCGTCGATGAGCTCGCTCTTCGTCATGTCACACCCCGTGAGGTGATGCCCAAGCGATTTCCCCCCCGCCCTCGCCGCCGGGGATCCGGCGACGATATTGGCAAGTTATGAAACGCTCCCACGTGGTCGACGCCGAGGTCAATGATTTTCATGCCCTACGACCTCGATACGATCGAGCGCGACATCGCCCGACATACCCGGTGCACTCGGTCCACGCACCACCGTCATGGATATCACACGCGCTGAGGGCGGCACCTCTTGCGCGGAGAGCGTGAAACAGCGCGGAACGCCGGGGACGCCGGGGTCGGGGGAGGGCGCGGACGGCCAGACGCGCGCGGGTTCGTCGTCGATGTGCAGGAGGACCTCGAAGGTGGCGGGGCCTGTGAGCGCGAGGCGCGGAGCGATCGAGCGGCCCGCGAGCGGTGGCGCGGGGAGCGAGACGGTCACGCGGGCGGGCGCGCCGGGTTCGGCCGGGTGAATGACGAGCCAGCGACCGGCGGAGGCGCAGGTGCCGCTCGCGTACGCGGAGAGGGCGAAGCCGCGGTCCTGCGCGAGCGGAGGCCAGAGCGATTCGCCTTCGATGACGAGCGGTGCTTGGAGGTCAAAGGAATGCGGGAGGAGCTGGACCTCGGCCCTCTGCGCGCCGTCGGGGCCAATGGGAAAGACGTAGCGATAGGCGGGCGGTCGCCCGCGGGCCTCCCAGGCGATGCGATCGAGCGCGTCGCCGTGCAGGCGCGCGAAGTCGATTCGCTTGGGATCCCATGCATTGCGGTCGCGGGGCCCCGGGTCGAAGGCGAGGTTGAAGCCGTGGTCGGTATCGAGGAAGACGAGCGAGCGAGGCGGAAGGCTCGCAATGCGCGCGGGCTCGAACATCGGCAGGCCGCCCTCGCGATCGCGCAGGGCGGCGTGATCGAAGCCTGCGCGGAACGCAAAGCCCGCCGGGACGAGCGCGACGAGCAGGCCGAGGGCGTGGGTTTTTCGGGGCTCCTTCGCGCGCGAGACGAGGCGCGCTGCCGCGAGGGAGGCGAGGACGAGCTCGAGGGGCAGCACGTCGGCGTAGAAGCGCGCGCCGCCGCCGGGGTAGTTGCCGTCGAAGTAAAAGGGGACGTAGGCGGCGATCTGCGCGAGGACGCCGAGGGCGAGCAAGCGGGCGCGGCGCTCGCGGAAGGCGAGGGCTGCGCCGAGGACGACCAGGGCGATGAAGGGCTCGGCGTTGCCCGCGTCGACGAGGTGCTGCTTGAGCCTGCGGAGCGTGGTGGCCGTGGCGGCGAAGGCGCCGTAGCCGTGCGGGAGGTTGTGGCGGACGAAGTCGCCGTGCTCGCCGAGGCATCCGACACCCGCGCCGAAGCCGTATCGAAAGCAGCCGGGAGGGCCATCCGAGACGGCGTAGTAAAGCTCCTGCGAGGAGGCGAAGAACGCTCCCGTGGCGGCGCGCTGGTGCGCGACGAAGAGCGCGAGGCCGGGCAGGGCGAACGCCGCGACGACGCCGAGGGCGCCGATGCGTGCACGGAGAGACGCACGCGCGCCGAGCAGGGCGAGGGCAACGACGAGCGCGAGCGCGAGCGCGGAGACGGGGCGGGTCGCGAGGAGCCAGCCGGCGCAAAGGCCCGCGGCGAGGGCGGGGAGGCGGCCATGCTGCCCGCGTTCGAGCGCGGTTTGGCAGGAGAGCGCGAACGTGAGGGCAGCCGTGAACAGGAGCGCGGCGAGCCCGTGCGACATGGTGTCGGCCGTGTGGTAGCGCAGCGCGGCACAGCCGACGGAGAGGAGCACGGCGAGGCGTGGGATGGAGAACAGTTCGTTTGAGGACGAACGATCCTCCGTGACGCGCCGCGCGAGCGCGTAGGTGGCGACGGTGATCGCGGCGCCGAGGATGGGCCCGACGAGCAGCGGCGCGCCGACGAGGAAGCCGAGCGCGAGGAGCGCGGGGTAGCCTGGCGGGAAGATCACCGCGGCGTGGGGGCCGTCGGGGCCGTCGGTGCGGACGAGGAAGCGGCCGAGGGTGGAAGCCGTAGGCTCGTCGAGCGGGAAGGCGAGGTGGCCGCGGGCGATGGCGCGCGCTTCGAGCCAGTAGCTCGTGGCGTCGATGATGCGCGGACCGCCGCGCAGATACGCCGCGACGTACGCCGCCGAGAGAAGGGCGGCGGCGAGGGCAGAGAGGCCGACGAAGAGCCGCTCGCGCTTGCCGGGGCGCAGGATGCGCGGGGCGAGCAGGAAGGCGGCGAGCGCCAGGGCGAGCGCGAGGAGCTGCGCGGGATCGCGGGGAATGCCGACGCGCACGGCCCGCCCGGTGCCTCTCTAGCCGCCGGGCTGCTGGGCCATGCTCGAGCCCGCGCCGCCCTCGAGGATCCACACGTGGTAGCTCATCCACTCGCCATCGACCGCGGTCAGGGTGAGGGTGAAGCGCTCGGGGAGATCGGCCGGCAGGTCGAAGGTGGGCTCGATCCACGTCGACTCGGGGCGCGCGACGATGCGGCCGAGGAGGCGGCCATCGGCGCGCACCTCGGCGGCCGCGGGGCGCGAGGCGACGGTGCGCACGACGAGCCTCGCCGGTCCCCTCGGCGCGCGCATGACGGCCTTCTCGGAGGCGCCGCTCGGGATGACGCGGCCGGCGTCGAACAGCTCGCGGATGCGCTGTCCAGGCTCGGGCAGAACACGGAACGCGACGAAGCCCATGCCGGGGCGAGGGAAGGCGTAGTCGTGCGCCTTCTCGCTGATGAGGTCGGCGACGTCGAGCTCGTCGATCACGCGCTCGCCCTCGCGCAACGTGCGGGGGTGGCCCGCGCGATCGAGGGCGCTCCAGTCGGCCTTGTAGATGACCTTCTCGGCGCCGCCGCAGATCACGTTGCCGACGACGGGCACGGAGACGAGGCGCTTGCCGAACATGGCGGGCAGGTCGCCCCACCAGGTCGGATAGATGGCCATCACGTCGGGCCGATCTTCGGGGGCGATGCGCTCGATGAGCTCGATCGAGGCGCCGAGCCCGTGCACGCCCGCGCGCGCGAAGGGCAGGTCGTGGTAGCCGCCGAGCCCGATGATGTCGAGGCCCGGCATGTCGGAGGCGTAGAGCAGCGCGCCCGCGTCGCCGACGAGCACGCGGCGCGCCTTGAGCCCCGCGAGCACCTTGCCCGCGACGACGTGCTGATCGCGGATGTTGCGGCTCGCGCGACCGAAGAACCAGATCTGATCGCGCATGTTGGGCGCCTGGTGCACCCAGTAGACGACGGCGAAGGCGCAGGCGAGGGCGACGCGGCCGATCCACAGGCCTCGCGCGCGGCGCGTGACGAGCTGCGCCGTGGGCGCGGCGAGCACGGCGAGGCCCATGGCGGCGAGGACGAAGAGCCACGCGACGGCGCTCATCGTGTAGCGCTCGTTCTGCCAGCGGACCTGACCGTTCAGCGAGACGAGGAGCAGCCAGCCCACGACCTGCGACCAGAGCAGGAGCGCGGACGCGCGTGTCTTCGGCGAAGCGAGCGGGACGAGCGCCACGAGCGGCACGAGCCAGCCCCACGGGATCGCGTCGGCGAAGTGGTGCTGGGTGTTGCGCAGCACGACGTACTTCAGGTGGAAGAGCCACTCGTCGAGCTTCTGCTCGCCCGTCATGTAGGGGTTGTTGAGCGCGAGCTTGACGATCGCGCCGCTCGCAGCCCACTCGCCCGTGAAGACGCGGTTTGCGACGGCCTGGGCGAGCGCTGTGACGGCGCCCGGGACACCCACGCGCAGGAGCGTGGCGACGGCCGCTCGAGAGCCGAAGGAGCGGCGCGCCGCGAGGGCCGCGTAGATGGCGAACGCGGCGATGTTCACGACCGACTCGGGGCGCGTCGCGTAGAGCAGCACGCCGGCGCCGCCTGCGATCCAGCCGTAGCGACGCACGGCGTGCGCGTCGCTCGAGCGCGCGACGAGCACGAGCGTGGGCAGGAGCATGACGGCCCAGACGCCGAGGTGAAACGCGTTCTCCATGCCGCTGAAGAGCGACCAGTCGAGCGCGCCGAGCGACATCACCGCGGGCGGCACGAGGTACTTCGCCCAGCGACCGAGCGGCTCGAGCATGCGCCCGCACACGACGAGGAAGACGAGGGTCGACACGCACGCGACGAACGCGGCCCAGGCCATCAGATCGAGGCTGCGAAAGCCCGCGAAGTAGCCGACGGCGAGCGTGAACGGGTAGAGCAGGCTGGTGTTGCCGCTCGAGAACCCGTTGCCCTCCGACCACTCGAAGGGAAAGCCGCGCGCCGTGGCGCGGGCGTAGTCGAAGTGGATGAAGACGTCGTCGAGCGGCGCCGACCACGATCCGCGCGTCTGCAGGTGCAGGTAGCCGTAGAAGAGGCTCGCCGCGTAGAGCACGCAGCCGGAGGCGAAGACCGGAAAGAGCGCCCGATCGATCGCGGGCCAGCGGGCGGCCAGGCGATCGAGGAGCCCGGAAGGTCGGGCGGGATCGGTCTTGGCCTCGCGCGCGGGGGTGGGGGACACGGCGGGCTTCTTATTACACGACCCGGGCCTCCGCAGCGCTCTTCGCACGGCAGGAGGGTTGGGCTCGGAACACCCTTTCCCGGAGATCCCGAGGACCCTGCGTTGACCCGTACCGCTCGCCCCGGTAGAAAAGGACCGCGTAGCGCGTCGCGGACGACGCGGCCGCCGAACGGATTGCCATGCGTTGGTTCGTGGAAATCTCCTCCCTCGGAGCCGGCGGCTCCGCGCCCCCACCCGTGACGCTGTGCGTGGAGGCGCCGCAGTGGCAGCCCGCTCTCCAGAAAGCCCGCGTGCTGCGCGGCGACGAGGGGGCGCTCAGCAACTTCTCGATCGAGCTGCTCGACGACGGATACCGCGCCATCGACCCTTCCAAGCGCCTGCGCTACGTCGTGCGCAAGGCGCCCGCCGACACGCCCCTGTCGCCGGGGGCGAGCGCCGCGGCGGCGCCCAAGGCACCTGACGCCGGGGCGAAGAAGCCGCGCGTGGGCGCGGAGACGGCGGAGCTGACCTCGACGGGTCGCGTGATCGCGCCGGAGCCGAAGGCCGTGAGCGCGGCCGCGCTGAAGGCGGCCAAGTCGCCCGCCGAGGCCCCGGCGCCGGGGGTCGAGCAGCCGAAGAATCCGCAGCTCGGGCAGACGGTCTCCTTCAGCTCGAGCGGGTCGGCGGCGGTGCGCGCCGAGGCCGAGGCGCTCGCGAAGAACAAGACGCCGGCCCCGCCGCGCCCCGTGAGCAGCCCGAGCAACGCGAGCGTGGCCGCCCCGAGCGCGCCGCCCGTGCCGAGCTACCGCGTGCTGTCGAGCCGCGAGGAGAACCCCACCGAGCGCGCGCCGCTCACCTACCGCGAGTACGTGTACGTGGTCCCGGAGGGCACGTCCGAGGAGTCGGCGAGGCGGCTTCTGCTCGAGCGCTTCGAGGGCGTTCGCACGAGCCTGCAGAGCGCGCCGACGGGCAAGCTCGTGAACCTCGCCGTCTTCGATCACGCGTTTCAGGGGCGACCGCAGCGCCGTCCGATCGTCACCCTCACGTGGAAGGACTGGCGCGGCGAGCCCGAGGTGACCTTCCCGGGTCGCCCGGCGGGATACGTGCCGCAAGCGGCCCCCGTGCAGTCCGCGCCCGCCGCGACGTCGGCGCCCACGACGTCGGCGCCCACGACGTCGTCACCGCCCGCGACGGCGGTGCCCTCCACGGCGAAGTCCGCGACGTACTCGGCCCCCGCGCCGAAGCCCGCTGCGCCTGCTGCGCCGAAGCCCGCTGCGCCTGCTGCGCCCGCCGCACCGAAGGCGGCTGCGCCCGCTGCACCGAAGGCGGCTGCGCCTGCTGCACCAAAGCCCGCTGCGCCTCCAGCAGCGGCCCCGGCGGCTGCCGCGAAGCCTGCCTCCCTGCGCCCCCCCAAGCCGCGCGCCACGGGCGAAGAGCTGCTCACCGAGCTGTTCGAGGCCTGCGCCGACCTCGGGTTCTTGAGCGACCCGCTCGAGGGCGCCGACTTCGTCCTCGCGCTGGCGATGGAGAAGATCCCGAGCGAGCTTTGCCTCGTGTCGCTCTTCGACATCGACAAGAAGGAGTTCTTCGTCGTCCGCCAGTCCGGCGGCAAGACCCAGTGCCTCGGCGCCACGCTCTCCGAGAAGTCGGGCCTCGCCCAGGCCGCGATGCGCGCGAAACGCGCCGTCGTGATCCCCGACGCCGTGCGCGATCCGCGCGCGACCGATGCGCGCTGGAAGGCGATCGGCATCGAGCCGAAGAGCATCGCCTGCGCCCCCGTCGAGGCGGGCGGGCGCTATCTCGGGCTCATCGAGCTGGTCAACCCCGAGGGCGCCAGCCGCTACGGCGCCTCCGAGGAGAACGCGCTCACGTACATCGGCCAGCAGCTCGCCGAGTTCCTCGCCGGCCAGAGCGCGCCGGTCGATCGCGCAAAGCTCCTCGCCTCGGCGAGCAAGGAAGCGCGCTAGGCGCGCGGGGGAACCATGGCGCGGCGCAGACTGCGCGAGAGGCTGCTCTACTTCGCGCTCGTCCCGGCGATCGTGATCGCCGTGCTCCTGCTCGGCGGCATCGCGCTGCGCACGACGCTCCAGATCGAGAAGGCGCGCCAGCAGACCGTGTTCGACGCGACGCTCACGCTCGCCGACGAGCGCGTCGACAAGCTCGACAAGCTGATCATCGGGCAGGACAACGTCGTCGCCGCGCACGTCGACCTCGCGAGCCTGACCACGATCGCGCGGCGCTGGCTGCCCACGGCCACGCGCGAGACGCCGACGGTGCGCGCGATCCTGGTGCTCGACATGAGCCACCCCGAGCACGACGTGCTCGCCTTCGCCTCGCGCGCGCCCGGACGCGAGGACGACGTCTTTCGAAGGCTCTTGCTCGGCAAGCTCTTCCAGCACCTGAACTTCGAGGGCGACACGAACGAGCTGCGACACCTGCACCAGGTGATCGATCGACAGAGCATCCTGATCAGCTACTGGCAGCGCACGTATCAGGATCGCCAGTACCTCGTGGTCGCCTGGCACGACGTGCCGCGCCTCGTGCACGAGATCTTCCCGCGCCTGTACCGCGACGTCGATCGCAACAGCCGCATGAACGTGATCGACGAGGATGGCCGCATCGTCTTCGGCCCGCCGATCAAGGGCGGCGAGTTCACCGTGGGCCGGCCCTTCCCCACCACGCTCTACAACTGGCGGATGCAGATCGCGCTGACCAGCGCCGATGAGCTCGGGCAGAAGGTCGAGCGCCAGCGCCTGCTCGAGCTGGCCATGGTCGGCTTCGCCGCGGTCGTGGTGCTCGTGGGCGTGACCATCGTGATCATGGCCTCGATCAAGGAGCGCAGGCTGGCCGCGCTGAAGAGCGACTTCGTGGCCAACGTCTCGCACGAGCTGAAGACGCCCCTGTCGCTCGTGCGCATGTTCGGCGAGATCCTCCTCGCCGACCGCGTCTCGAGCGACGACAAGCGCAGGCAGTACCTGCAGATCATCGTGAGCGAGAGCGAGCGGCTCACGGCGCTGATCGAGAACGTGCTCGACTTCGCCAAGGTCGAGCGCGGCAAAGCCGCCTACGAGTTCGCCCCCGGCAGGCTCGAGGACGTGGTGGCGCGCGCGGTCGACGTCTACCGCTACCGCGCCGAGCGCGACGGCATCGCCGTGCACCTCGTCACCGACGGCCAGCTCCCGAGCGCGATGCTCGACGCGAGGGCGATGGAGCTCGCGGTCATCAACCTTCTCGACAACGCGTTCAAGTACGCCCGCGAGGGCGAGCGGGTCGACGTCGAGGTCACCTCCGACGGAGGGGGCGTGATCGTGCGCGTCATCGATCGCGGCCCGGGCATCGAGCCCGACGAGCAGGAGCGGATCTTCGAGCGGTTCGTGCGTGGCAGGCGCGCGGGCGAGCAGCGCGTGCGTGGCAGCGGCATCGGGCTCGCGCTCGTCAAGCACATCGCCGAGAGCCACGGCGGCAGCATCACGGTGAAGAGCCCGATCACCGACGACGAGCGAGGCAGCGCGTTCATCCTGCGCGTGCCCGCGCTGCGCAACGGCGAGGGCGCAGCGACCGCGCCCGCGCAGCAAGCGGCGTCGACCGTCTAGCGCCCGCTCAGGCCGAGCTGGTGCGCTGCTCCTGCCGCGCTTCCTCCTCGGATAAGCGCACGCGACGGCGGATGCGCTCGACGACCCCCGCGGTCCAGTCGCACAGCTCCTCGCGACCCGCGCAGGGCGGGATCGCTTCGATGGCCGACTGCACGAGCTGCTCGAAGAGCTGCGTCGAGGCGCCGAGCCCGAGGTCGCAAGCGACGTTCGGCCGCCCGAGCACCCCGTCGCGCCCCACGGGCTTGCCGGCGCTCGCGGGGTCGCTCAGCACGTCGAGCAGGTCGTCGGCCACCTGGTACGCCTCGCCGATGCGCTGGCCGAACACGCGCCACGCCTCGGCCCTTTCGGCGTCCGCGCCCGCCGAGATGGCGCCCGAGAGCGCCGCCGCCTCGAACAGCGCGCCCGTCTTCGCGCGGCGGTAGAGGGTGGTGGGGATGGAGGGCTCGCTCTCCCAGCCCTGACCCGCGATGATGCCGTAGGGCATCCCGACCCCTCGCGCGAGCGTCGTGACGAGCCTGCCGAGACGCGCGGGGGCCGCCGTGGCCGAGCGGGCGAGGACCTCGAAGGCGAGGACGATGAGCTGATCGCCTGCCAGGACAGCGAGCGGCTCGCCGAACGCGCGGTGTGTCGAAGGTTGTCCGCGCCGCGTCGTGGCCGCATCGAAGCAGGGCAGGTCATCGTGGACGAGCGACGCGCAGTGGATGAGCTCCACGGCCACGGCGGCCCCGTCCGCGAGCCCGGGGACGTCCTCGCCGACCGCGCTCGCGACGCGGAGGCAGAGTTGCGGGCGGATGCGAGCGCCTGCCGGGAAGACCGAGTGGTAGACCGCAGCGGCCAGGCGGGGAGGTGCGCCTGGGGCGCACATGGGATCGAGGGCTGCGCGCAGAGCGCGCTCGACGCGGAAGGCGAGATCCATGCGTGGCCAATCTCCCTGCTCGTAGAAGCCTTGTCAACAGTTTGTGTTGGGTTTGGTGAACAAACTCTAGACAAGCGTTGATCGGTGGGGTAGAGCCTGGGTCATGGGGAATGCGACGAGTCGGGCCGTGGTCATCGGCGCTGGCGTGGGCGGGCTCGTGTCCGCGGTGGAACTCGCGCGCCGGGGCGTCGAGGTCGTGGTGCTCGAGCGCGCTCCCCAGGTCGGCGGCAAGATGCGACAGGTCGGTGTGGCCGGTCGCTCCATTGACGCTGGTCCCACTGTACTGACGATGCGCTGGGTATTCGAGGAGATCTTCGGCGCGGCCGGTGTTTCTCTCGACGAGGCGCTCCAATTACGTCCCGCCGACGTGCTCGCGCGCCATTCGTGGGGCGAGGGCCCGACGCTCGATCTGTATGCCGACCTCGAGCGCTCCGTCGAGGCCATACGCGCGTTCGCAGGCCCCGCCGAGGCCGAAGGATACAGGCGTTTCTGCGCCTACGCGCAGCGCATCAACGACACGGTTCAAAAGCCTTTCATGCGCTCGGAGCGCCCGTCGCTCGCGATGGCCATGGCGGCGTTCGGCACCCTGGGCCTATCGGGGCTGTTGCACATCGACGGACACCGGACGCTGTGGAAGGCGCTCGGCGATTTCTTCCAGGACGCTCGGCTGCGGCAGCTCTTCGGTCGTTATGCGACGTATTGCGGCTCCTCGCCGTTCCTCGCGCCGGCCACGCTGAACGTGATCGCCCACGTCGAGCGCGAGGGCGTCTATCTCGTCGAGGGCGGGATGTACCGCGTCGCCGAGGCCCTCGTCGCGCTGGCCAAGCGGCTCGGGGTGACGATTCGCTGCGGCGAGCACGTCCAGGAGGTGCTCGTCTCGGGCGGCCGCGCCGCGGGCGTGAAGCTGGGTTCGGGCGAGCGCATTCATGCCGATGTGGTCGTCCACAACGGCGACCCCTCCGCGCTCGCCGGCGGCCTCCTGGGAGGCCCCGCCAAGCGCGCGACGTCCCCGACGACACCGCGCTCGCTTTCGGCGATGACGTGGACCTTCGTGGCCGAGGGTCGAGGATTTCCGCTCGTCCGGCACAATGTCTTCTTCTCGCGCGATTACGTCGAGGAGTTCCGGGATCTCTTCGACCGCTCGGCATTGCCGGCCGAGCCCACCGTGTACGTCTGCGCGCAGGACCGCGACGATCGGGGCGTCCCGCCGGGCGGGCCCGAGCGATTCCTCGTGCTCGTCAATGCCCCGGCGACTGGCGACCAAAGGCCCCTTTCCAACTCGGAGATTCAGCGATGCGAAAAGGCCGCGTTCTCGCTCTTGAACCGCGCGGGATTGAGCTTTCCCCCGTTCCCCGCGCCCCCCGTCGTGACGACGCCGAGCGATTTCGACCGCATGTTCCCGGCGACGGGGGGGGCTCTCTACGGGCCGGCATCGCACGGCTGGAGGAGCCCCTTCGCGAGGTCGGGCTCGCGCACGAAGATCCCGGGCTTGTTCCTGGCGGGTGGGGGCGTCCATCCGGGGGCGGGCGTGCCGATGGCGGCCTTGAGCGGGCGCCTGGCCGCGACAGCCGCGCTCGAGGACCTCACTTCGACGAGCCGATCGAGCGTAACGGCTACGCCTGGTGGTATGTAGATGCATTGAGCGACGACGGGCAGTCGGGGATCACCATCATCGGCCTCGTGGGGAGCGTCTTTTCTCCCTTCTATGCCGCCGCCCGCAAGCGCGGCCTCGCCGATCCGCTCGCCCATTGCTCGATGAACGTCGCCATCTACGGCCGGCAGCGCGACGCCTGGGCCTTCACCGAGCGCGGCGGCACCGACGTGCGGCGCTATCGCACCGCGCTCGTCATCGGGCCAAGCTCGATGGAATGGGAGCGCGACGCGCTCACCGTCCGCTTCGAGGAGCGCTCGGCCCCGTGGCCGTCGCGCATCTCGGGCTCGGTGCGCATCCTGCCGACGGCGCTCGCCGACGCGCAGTTCACGCTCGATTCGCAGGGCCGGCATCGCTGGGGCCCCATCGCCCCGTTCGCCCGCGCCGAGGTCGACATCCGTCATCCCGAGGTCACGCGCTGGAGCGGCACGGCGTACCTCGACAGCAATGCGGGCGACGAGCCGCTCGAGGACGCGTTCACGGGCTGGAGCTGGGCCCGCGCCAGCGCCCGCGGCCGGACGGTCGTCACCTATGACACGCTCCGCCGCGACGGCTCGAGGCAATGCATTGCGCAATCCTTCGACGAGCATGGTCGCTCGGCGGCCGTGGGTCCCTTCGCCGAGCGGCGGGTCGAGCGCACGCTCTGGGGCATGGACAGGCCGGTGCACGTCGATCCGGGCACGAGCCCGCGTCTGCTCCGCACGCTCGAGGACACGCCGTTCTACGCCCGCTCCGAGATCGCCGGCACCTTCCTCGGCGAGCGCGCCCGGGGCGTGCACGAGGCGCTCTCGCTCGATCGATTCCGCAGCCGCGTGGTCCAGTACATGC includes:
- a CDS encoding polyprenyl synthetase family protein → MDLAFRVERALRAALDPMCAPGAPPRLAAAVYHSVFPAGARIRPQLCLRVASAVGEDVPGLADGAAVAVELIHCASLVHDDLPCFDAATTRRGQPSTHRAFGEPLAVLAGDQLIVLAFEVLARSATAAPARLGRLVTTLARGVGMPYGIIAGQGWESEPSIPTTLYRRAKTGALFEAAALSGAISAGADAERAEAWRVFGQRIGEAYQVADDLLDVLSDPASAGKPVGRDGVLGRPNVACDLGLGASTQLFEQLVQSAIEAIPPCAGREELCDWTAGVVERIRRRVRLSEEEARQEQRTSSA
- a CDS encoding GAF domain-containing protein, giving the protein MEISSLGAGGSAPPPVTLCVEAPQWQPALQKARVLRGDEGALSNFSIELLDDGYRAIDPSKRLRYVVRKAPADTPLSPGASAAAAPKAPDAGAKKPRVGAETAELTSTGRVIAPEPKAVSAAALKAAKSPAEAPAPGVEQPKNPQLGQTVSFSSSGSAAVRAEAEALAKNKTPAPPRPVSSPSNASVAAPSAPPVPSYRVLSSREENPTERAPLTYREYVYVVPEGTSEESARRLLLERFEGVRTSLQSAPTGKLVNLAVFDHAFQGRPQRRPIVTLTWKDWRGEPEVTFPGRPAGYVPQAAPVQSAPAATSAPTTSAPTTSSPPATAVPSTAKSATYSAPAPKPAAPAAPKPAAPAAPAAPKAAAPAAPKAAAPAAPKPAAPPAAAPAAAAKPASLRPPKPRATGEELLTELFEACADLGFLSDPLEGADFVLALAMEKIPSELCLVSLFDIDKKEFFVVRQSGGKTQCLGATLSEKSGLAQAAMRAKRAVVIPDAVRDPRATDARWKAIGIEPKSIACAPVEAGGRYLGLIELVNPEGASRYGASEENALTYIGQQLAEFLAGQSAPVDRAKLLASASKEAR
- a CDS encoding sensor histidine kinase, whose translation is MARRRLRERLLYFALVPAIVIAVLLLGGIALRTTLQIEKARQQTVFDATLTLADERVDKLDKLIIGQDNVVAAHVDLASLTTIARRWLPTATRETPTVRAILVLDMSHPEHDVLAFASRAPGREDDVFRRLLLGKLFQHLNFEGDTNELRHLHQVIDRQSILISYWQRTYQDRQYLVVAWHDVPRLVHEIFPRLYRDVDRNSRMNVIDEDGRIVFGPPIKGGEFTVGRPFPTTLYNWRMQIALTSADELGQKVERQRLLELAMVGFAAVVVLVGVTIVIMASIKERRLAALKSDFVANVSHELKTPLSLVRMFGEILLADRVSSDDKRRQYLQIIVSESERLTALIENVLDFAKVERGKAAYEFAPGRLEDVVARAVDVYRYRAERDGIAVHLVTDGQLPSAMLDARAMELAVINLLDNAFKYAREGERVDVEVTSDGGGVIVRVIDRGPGIEPDEQERIFERFVRGRRAGEQRVRGSGIGLALVKHIAESHGGSITVKSPITDDERGSAFILRVPALRNGEGAATAPAQQAASTV
- the tyrS gene encoding tyrosine--tRNA ligase — its product is MLSAERQVETLCRGVVDFHVRADLEERLKEGRPLRIKAGFDPTRPDLHLGHTVLMQKMRQFQELGHKVIFLVGDVTAMVGDPTGRNELRPRLNPEDVRAAAETYQAQAFKILDKSLTEVRYNSEWLGKLSITEMVELTAKHTVARMLERDDFSKRFQEQRPIFIHEFLYPLLQAYDSVVLECDVELGGTDQLFNLLVGRDLMPRYGKRAQIVMTTPILEGTNARVEDGKVVGPKMSKSANNYVGIDESPFEQLQKLMLLEDGVVWRYMELLSQRSTEEIASLQSDVKEGRRNIIEVNTLFAREIVTRFHSAEAADAALERRKHVAAGGVPSDVEEIRVPCDGDTLWIAKALSVAGLAKSTSEAARLVKSGAVHLEGEQVKDDQLKLQKGQTYLVRVGSKNRKFARLVVG
- a CDS encoding HU family DNA-binding protein translates to MTKSELIDAIAGRGELTKARAELVVNCIFDAMTEALQRGEGIEIRGFGSFTVRPYKPYSGRNPRTGQPVPVPAKRLPFFKVGKELKELVNNSREFAITGDVDGGDDDDDIEDDEDE